The sequence CAGGTTTCGATCCGGGCGAACACCACGGCCACCAACATCTTCCTGCCGGACGATATGGCGGACTACCTGCGCCAGCACCCGCAGGTCCGGGTCACGCTCAAGGAGGCGGCCAGCCCGGACATCGTGCGCGCGGTGGCCTCGGGCGAGGCACAGATCGGGGTCATCGGCGGCGAGGTGAGCACTGGCGCGCTGCATGTGCAGCCCTACCGGCAGGATCGCCTGGTCCTGGTCGTGCCGCCCGGCGACGCGCTGGCCCGCCGGGCACGCATCCGCTTCGCGGAGGTGGTCGATGCCCCCTTTGTGACCTTGCATACCGGCACCGGCGTGCACACCTTCATCATGGGCAAGGCCGCCGAGTTGGGACGCCCGCTCGATGTGCGCATCCAGGTCCACAGCTTCGATACCGTGCTGGGCATGGTCGCCGCCGGCGTCGGCTACGGGCTGGTGCTGCAATCGGCGCTGACCCGTCTGGCGCGCCCCCAGCAGGTGGTCTCGCTCGCCCTCGCCGATGACTGGGCGCCGCGCGCGCTGCGCCTGTGCGTGCGCGACCCGGCGCGGCTGTCGCAGCACGGGCGGGCGCTGTTCGACCTCCTCGCCAGCCGAGCCACGGCGGACGCCGGTCAGTCCACGTCGCGGTAGGCCTCGGGGACGAAGCGCGGCGTACACACCGCGAGAAAGATCAGATCGGCAGCGCCGACATTGCTGATGCGCTGCCGCTGACCGGGCGCGATGACTACCGTGTCGCCGGCTCGCACCGGCCACGGCGGCGCATCACCGACCCACACCTCGCCCTCGCCCGAGATGATCAGGTAGCGCTCGGTGATGCCGGACAGCACATGCCAGCGCGTGGTGACGCCGACCGGCACCCGCGCCCGCGCCACCGACACACCGGGGTCGTCGGCGCGGTTGTGCAGTTCGGTGATGAAACAGCCTTCTTCGAAGTAATACTCGTCCGCCATGGGCGCATCCCGCCAGAACATTGCCGCAAAGATACGCCCACCGGCCTCACAGCGGACGCTCGACGCTCAAGGCACCGCGAATCTGGCCTTTCGAATAGCCGGTGGCGCGGTCCTGCGGGTAAGTCCTGGCCAGCTCCGCCTTGAGTTCGGGCGCGATGTCGGCGGGGTCGCCATGACAGCTCAGGCATACATCGCCCACCGGGATGGCGCGCATGTAGCGGAACATGCGCTTGCCGTCGGCCTGCGTCACCACCTCGCCCACTTCCAGCGCCGTGGCCGGCTCACCGGCGGCGGCACGCAGGTCGAAGGACGTCAGCTGCGCCGTCTCCCATGCGTCGGGGGTGCCGCGCTCGGGGTTGCGCGTTTTGAGGCTGACCCGGCGCATGATCCAGCCGAGTTCCTCCGCCCGCGCCTTGAGCAGCGCCGGCGCCTTCTCCTTGCACACCGGAATGGCACCGGCGACGCCCTTCTCGGCAACGGTGTCCTGCATCATCTTGACCACCTTGGGCAGCACCGGCAGGGTCTTTTCGCGGGTGTCGAGTTTGAGGGCGTCGATATCCTGGGCCGTGGCCGACCCGGCGAGCAGCACGGCGGACAGCAGAAAGGGGGCGCGCATGGCATTCTCCATTAGCAAAAACTAATATTATAGACGCAAGATCGCCACCGCGCACGCCAGCGGCTTGCGAACGAACGTGCGGCGCGCCTGAAGTGCGCTTACACTGCTCACGAATTCGCTCACGCCCGCCGCCATGCCGCCAACCACCACCTCACTCGTCGCCGAATGCAGGCGCCACCTGCTGCACAAGCTCGACACGGTCTTTCGCGACCTCGGCTTCCGTGACGACGCGTGGCTGGCGCGTGCCCGGGAGGCGGCCGGACAACGCTACGACGAGCTCACCGGCGTGCGCGACCGGCGCGGCTTCGATGCGGTGCGCAGCCTGACCGCCTCGCGCATCAGCCTGATCGACGAGGCGGACCTGAGCTACACCATCGACCTGTCGGACCTCGCACGCCGCCTGCGCGAAGCCTGCGGGCCACAGCTGCTGCGGGTTCACCAGCGGCTGGTCACCGTGCTCGAGCAATCGGACCTCGAACCCGAGATGTCACCGCTGGCACCCGAGACCGCCTGCGAGGCGCTGCGGGCGCTGGCCGAAGCCGCCGATCTGCGCGCAGACACACGCGAGCAGCTGCTCGCCCGGGCCGAAGCGCCGCTGCGTCAGGCCCTGAACGGCCTGTACACCGAGCTCGACGCATTGCTCGCCGCGGCCGGGGTCACCTCCCCCACCGGCCGCCAGAAAACGCCATCGGCGCAAACGCGTAGCGCCAGCGCCGCCGGCAGCGGCCTCGGTGCGCTGCGCCACCATCTCGCCGATCAGTCCGGGGCGCCGGCAGCAGCGACCCCGGGGGTCGATCCCGGCCGGCTTGGCGAGGCTCTCGAACGTCTCGAAGCCCGGCTCGCCAGCACGGCGCCGGGTGATGCCGCCGCGCTGCGCCTCGGACTGCGCGAAATCGCCGGCCTGCTCACGCCCGACCGCGCCGTGGCAATCGACATCATCGATGCGCTGTTCGAGGTGATTGCCGACGACCGCGCGCTGCCGGCCAGCCTGCGTCAGCCTCTTGCCGCCCTGCACACGCCGGCCCTGCGCCGCGCGCTGCGCGAGCCCGATCTGGTCGACGACGCCAGCCGCCCCTTGCTCAGACTGCTCGAGTTCGACCCTCCGCCTGGGCTATGCCCTGCCCGCCAGCCGCCATGACACCGTGCTGCCCCGGCTTGGCGGCGCCCTCGAAGAACTGGCCGGCGCAGCCAACCTGGATGCGGCTCACTGCGGCCGGGCACAGGCGACGGCCGACCTGTTGCTCGCCGAACTGACCAACCTGTTCGCCGAACAACTGGCCGCCCCGGCCGTGGCGGCCGCACGCGCCGAGCGCAAGGAAATTGCCTTGCAGAGCGCATCGAACGCGATCAACGCGATGGTGCTGCCCGACACCCATCCGGTGCTGGTCACGCTGCTCGAACGCTACTGGGTGCAAGCGCTGGCCCAGGCCGCCCAGCACCGCGAGCGCGACGACCGGCTGTGGCGCGAGCGGCTCGACACCGCCCGCCGCCTGGTCCACAGCGCCCCTGGCCAGACCGATGCGGCGGAGCGGGCCGCGCTGCTCAAGTCCCTGCCGGCGCTGGTCGGCGAGTTGCGCAGCGGCCTCACCCAGCTTGGCCTCGACGAAGACACCATCACACGGGCCCTGGCCCCGTGCATGGAACTGCACTCGGCGGTCATGCGCGGCGCCAGCCTGCCGCCGCTGCGGCACACGCCCGTCCAGCGCCCGGCCACGCTGCGCACCACGCCCGAAGGCCTGATGCTGCTCCAGCACCACGGCCACATCTCGCGCACGCCCGACCTGCCGGCCGCGTGGTCGGCCTGCGCCGAGGGCGAGCGCGTGGCGCTGACCCTGCCCGACGGCAGCGTCTTCGATGGCGTGCTCGCCGGCCGCACCCCGCGCGGCCAGATGCGCCTGCTGCTGGCCCCGGCCGACGGCCGGGTGCTGGCCGTCAGCCTGCGCGCCCTGGCCACCCTGGCCGCCGCCAACCGCCTGTCGCTCGGCCGGCCCAGCCTGTCCCTGCGCGCCGCCGAGCGCCTGCGCGCTGGCCAGACCGGTACCGCCTGACGTTGCGGGAGCATCGACGCGAAGCCACCGTATCCGGTACCGGCCAAATGGCGTGATCGGCCCATGGCCGGCCAAGGCCCGCCGGGCCGCCGGCGGGATTCATCGTTTGATGTGCCGCGGCGCGCGGATTTTGCGGCGCGCTGGGCGTCGCGATAGCGCGGTCACGCGGCGCGTCGGTGAGCGCGCCACCGGGCGGGTGGCGCGCGCTGGCGCTAGCGGCGCCGGGTGCTGCCGCCGAGGATGGAGCCGAGCACGCCGCGGATGATGGCGCGCCCGACCTGGGTGCCGATGCTGCGCGCGGCGCTCTTGGCGGCAGATTCGATGACGCTGTCCGAACGACTCGATTTTCCGCCGCCAAACATGCCGCCGAGCATGCCGCCCAGGCCGCCGAGCAGGCCACCGCCGTCGTCGGCGGCGGGGGCATTGGCGGGGGCGGGCGCGTCGGCTTCGGCCTTGTCCTGGCCGAAGCCGGCCTGGATCATTTCGTAGGCCGATTCGCGGTCGAGCACCTTTTCATAATGGCCATAGAGCAGGGAGCCACGGATGGCCTGCCCGCGCTCGGCATCGGTCATCGGGCCAAGGCGCGAGCCCGGCGCGATGACGAAGCTGCGCTCGGTGATCTGTGGCCGGCCCTTTTCGTCGAGGAAGGAGATCAGCGCCTCACCCACGCCCAGCTCGGTGATCGCCTCGGCGGCATCGAAGGCGGGGTTGGCGCGCATGGTGTCCGCCGCCGTCTTGACCGCTTTCTGGTCACGCGGCGTAAAGGCGCGCAGCGCGTGCTGGACGCGGTTGCCGAGCTGGCCGAGGACAGAGTCGGGCACGTCGAGCGGGTTCTGGGTGACGAAGTAGACGCCGACGCCCTTGGAGCGGATCAGGCGCACCACCTGCTCGACCTTTTCGAGCAGCGCCTTGGGCGCGTCGTTGAACAGCAGGTGAGCTTCGTCGAAGAAGAACACCAGCTTCGGCTTGTCGGGGTCGCCCACCTCGGGCAGTTGCTCGAACAGCTCGGCGAGCAGCCACAGCAGGAAGGTGGAGTAGAGCTTGGGGTTGTTGTAGAGCTTGTCGGCGGCCAGCACGTTGATCACGCCACGGCCGTTGGCGCCGGTCTGCATCAGATCATGGATGTCGAGCATGGGCTCGCCGAAGAACACGTCGCCGCCCTGCTCCTCAATCATCAGCAAGCCACGCTGGATGGCGCCGATCGAGGCGGTGGAGACATTGCCGTACTGCGTCTTGATGGTCTTGGCGTTGTCGCCGACGAACTGCACCATGGCGCGCAGGTCTTTGAGGTCGAGCAGCAGCAGGCCGTTGTCGTCGGCCACCTTGAAGACGATCTGCAGCACGCCGGTCTGGGTGTCGTTGAGGCCCAGCAGGCGCGCGAGCAGCAGCGGGCCCATGTCGGACACCGTGGCGCGCACCGGGTGGCCGGATTCGCCGAACACATCCCAGAACACGGCAGCGTTCTGCACCGGCTCGAAGGTCTCGATACCGATGGCGTTGAGCCGCTTCATCAGCTTTTCAGAGGCGGCCCCTGCCACGCCGATGCCCGACAGGTCACCTTTGACGTCGGCCAGAAACACCGGCACGCCAATACTGGCGAAGGACTCGGCCAGGCGCTGCAGGGTGACCGTCTTGCCGGTGCCGGTGGCGCCGGTGATCAGGCCGTGGCGGTTGGCCAGGCGCGGCAGGAGGGAAATGTCGCGGCCGTCGGCCTTGGCGATAACGAGCGGTTCGGTCATGGGCGGTGTCCGGGCAGGGGAATCGTCATAGTCTAGCCCAGGGCGCCGCGCCACCACAGCCCCGGCGGCCGCGTGACACAGCGCGTGACACCCGCCCGCCGATCAGCGGCTGCAGGCCGTCTGGCAGCTGTTGTAGGCGGCCATGCAACTGTCGCTGCGGCCGCAGTGGAAGAGGCGGTCGCCGCAGCGATGCACGCATCGGTTCCAGGCCGGGTCGCTCGGCGCCGCCGCGCGCCGGGTCGGGCAGTGGGTGAGATCAAAGCCGCGGGCCGGGCCGGGCACCCGCGCCCACTGCGCCGGCGAGAACACCAGCGACGACTGCAGGGCAAGGACATCGCCCGGTGCCGCCAGCATGCCCGAACGCTGCAAGCTGGCCAGCCCCTCGCAATCGGCGCGCTGCGCCGTGTCGACCGCGGGCACATCGCGGGCGATGCCGAGGCTGTGTCGGGCGCACTCATGGGCATACAGGAAGGCGCGGACCGCGTCGGTGACGTCCGGCAGGGCGCGCGGGTTGTAGACGATCTCCGGCCCGCTGCGGTGCATCTGGGTGGTGACCAGATAGGGCGATTCGACGTCGAGGCGGCTGGGCACCGCGCGGCCGGATACGTCGGTGCAGCCACGGAAGGTCAGATCCTGCGCGGCCACCGGGCCGCCGAGCACCATCAGCCATGCGGCTGCGAGAAAAGAGAACAGAGATTTCATGCGGCCACTCCCGATCCGGTTGTCATGTGTCTGCCTGCAATCTAGCAGAGTCGCCGGCGCTTGTGCGGGTGGGGGTCGGCCTTCGTCGGGCGGGTGGGTATAATGGGCGTTTTTCGAACAGCTAGTCTGCAGGAGTCGAGGGCGCTATGGCGGGTCATTCCAAATGGGCCAATATCCAGCACCGCAAAGGCCGTCAGGATGCCAAGCGGGGCAAGGTCTTCACCAAACTGATCAAGGAAGTCACCGTGGCCGCCAAGATGGGCGGCGGCGATCCGGCATCGAATCCGCGCCTGCGCCTGGCCATCGACAAGGCCCGCGCCGAGTCGATGCCCAAGGACAACATCGAGAACGCGATCAAGCGCGGCACCGGTCAGCTCGAAGGCGTTAACTATGAAGAGGCACGCTACGAGGGCTACGGCATCGGCGGCGCGGCGGTGATCGTCGACTGCCTGACCGACAACAAGGTGCGCACCGTGGCCGACGTGCGCCATGCCTTCAGCAAATATGGCGGCAACCTCGGCACCGACGGCTGCGTGGCCTTCCAGTTCGATCACTGCGGCCAGTTGATGTTCGCACCGGGTACCGACGAGGATGCGCTCATGGAGGCCGCACTCGAGGCCGGCGCCGAGGATGTGATCGCCAACGATGACGGCTCCATTGAAGTGATCACCGGGCCGGCCGAGTTCAGCGCGGTCAAGGACGCCCTCGAAGCGGCCGGCTTCAAGGCCGAGTTCGGCGAGGTCACCATGAAGCCGCAGAACGAAACCGAGCTGTCGGACGACGATGCAGCGAAGATGCAGCGCCTGCTCGACGCCCTCGACAGCCTGGACGATGTCCAGGAGGTCTACACCAGCGCCGTATTCGGCGACGACTGAGGCGCTCCCGGCGCCCCGTTAAAAAACCGCCACCTCGCTGGCGGTTTTTTATTGTCCGCGCACCCGGCGGACAATTCCGGACGCGCCGCACCGGCCCTCAATACCCGAAAAACACCGGCCCCGCTGCTCACAGCGGACGCCCGCGACATGACGCACTAGGGAAATCCCTTACTCGCCCTTTATTGTGCACTGCATTCACTATATGTTGTCCTCAGTGCTTTGTGATGTTTCTAGCCATACGGCCGTTTGCCAGCGTTTTTTGTCGGAAATGCGCTGACAAGCAAAGGACGATTCTTTCGCTGTATTGCATTGCGACATGGCAGAAGCCCCGGACGCACCCGGTTTTCCGGCAAAAATTTTTCTTTCCTCACGGGTTTTTTTGCAGAATAAGCACACCTTTGCCTTTGCGCCTTTCGTACCATTCGCCCACCCTTTGCAAGGGCGGATGGGGACAAAGAACAAAGACCGAGCAAACGCACACGCTTCGGCGTGGCGCGGGCAACAACATGCCGCACCCCGGCCGGTCCACATCGGACCGGAAGGAATCGGAACCACCCAAACTCACCAAGAGTCAGCTGGAGGAATCGAGACATGAAGAAAACCGGTATCGCAATTGCGATCATGGGCCTGGGCTTCGGCCTGATGAGCGGCGGCGTCAGCGCTGCTGACATGGTGGTCAAGCTCGGCCACGTCGGCCCGCTCACCGGCAGCATCTCCCACCTGGGCAAGGACAACGAAAACGGCGCCCTGCTCGCCATCGAGGAATACAACGCCAAGGGCCTGACCATCGGCGGCAAGAAGGTCAAGTTCGAGATCATGGGCGAAGACGACCAGGCCGACCCGCGCGCCGGCACCACCGTCGCCCAGCGTCTGGTCGACGCCGAAGTGGTCGGCGTGGTCGGCCACCTGAACTCCGGCACCACCATCCCGGCCTCGCGCATCTATCACCAGGCCGGCATCCCGATGATCTCCCCGTCGGCGACCAACCCCAAGCTGACCCAGCAGAACTACGGCGGCGTGTTCCGTACCATCGCCAACGACGTGCAGCAGGGCGGCGCCATCGGCAAGTTCGCCACTGGCGCACTGGGCGCCAAGAACATCGCCATCATCGACGACCGCACCGCCTATGGTCAGGGTCTGGCCGACGAGGTGGAGAAGGCCGCGAAGGCCACCGGCGGCAAGATCGTCGCGCGTGAATTCACCAACGACAAGGCCACCGACTTCATGGCCATCCTCACCAAGATCAAGGCCCAGAACCCGGACGTGATCTTCTTCGGCGGCATGGACGCCCAGGGCGGCCCGATGCTGCGCCAGCTCAAGCAGCTGGGCATCAACGCCAAGTTCATCACCGGCGACGGCGCCTGCTCGGGCGAAATGCTCAAGCTCGCCGGCGACGCGCTCAGCGCCAACGCCTACTGCACCCAGGCCGGCCTGCCGCTGGACAAGATGCCGGGCGGCAAGGACTTCAAGGATCGCTACAAGAAGCGCTTCAACCTCGACGTGCAGATCTACGCACCGTATGCGTACGACGCCGCCGCCGCCATGATCGAAGCCATGAAGGCCGCCGATTCGACGGTGCCGGCCAAGTACCTGCCGGCGCTGAAGAAGATCAACTTCCAGGGCGTGACCGGCAATGTGGCCTTTGACGACAAGGGCGACATCAAGGAAGGCGCGATCACCGTCTACCAGTACAAGGACGGTGGCTGGAACCCGGTCGACTAAGCTGAGCCGCATGTAAGACGTGGGCTTGCCCACACCCCGGGGGCCGCGATCCGCAGTGGTCGTGGCCCCCGGTTTTTCCAACCCATCGATCCGGCTCACCACCGGCACGGCGGACGGAAACCCGAGCAAACAACCCGCTCCGCGGGCTTGAGAACAGCACCACGGCACCGTGCTCCGCGCCCCACAAGGGCACAATCGACCGGGCCCAGCCCGGCACCGGAGCCGAAAGCGCCGTGACCCACCACGCAAAAGGTGTGATATGGAAACCTTGTTACAACAGATCGTGAATGGTCTGGTCGTCGGCAGCGTGTATGCGCTGGTGGCACTGGGCTACACGATGGTCTACGGGATCTTGGGCCTGATCAACTTCGCCCACGGCGAAGTGGTCATGGTCGGCGCACTCACCGCGCTGCAGACCCTGCTCATCCTGATGGGTGTCGCGCCCGACATGGCGCCGCTGCTCAAGCTGGCGATTGCCGTGCTCGTCGCCATGCCGGTGTGCATGATCCTCGGCTTCCTGATGGAACGACTGGCCTACCGGCGGCTGCGCGGCGCACCGCGCCTGGCCCCGCTGATCACCGCGATCGGCATGTCCTTCCTGCTGCAGACGCTGGCCATGATCATCTGGGGCCGCAACTATCACACCTTCCCGCAACTGATCTCGACCGATCCGATGCAACCGATCCCGGGCGTGTTCATCACCCCGGTGCAGGTGACCATCGTGATCGTCTCGGCCCTGGTGATGGCCGGCCTGATCCTGCTGGTCACCAAGACCCGCCTCGGCCGCGCCATGCGCGCCACCGCCGAAAACCACCGTGTCGCCGCACTGATGGGCGTGGACACCAACGCCATCATCGCCCTGACCTTCGTCATCGGCGCTGCGCTGGCCGCCGTGGCCGGCGTGATGTTCGCCAGCAACTACGGTATCGCCCACTACGCCATGGGCTTCATGCCCGGCCTGAAGGCCTTTACCGCCGCCGTGCTCGGCGGCATCGGCAACCTCGGCGGCGCCATGCTCGGCGGCATCGTGCTGGGGCTGGTCGAAGCCGTCGGCGCCGGCTACATCGAAACCATGACCTTCGGCTTCCTCAACTCCAGCTACCAGGACATCTTCGCCTTCGTCATTCTCGGCATCGTGCTCATCTTCCGGCCCACCGGCCTGCTCGGTGAGCGGGTTTCCGACCGGGCCTGAGGAGGGATCACACCATGAACGAACTCATCGAAGCCGTCCCCTTCCTGGGCAAGCGCCACCCCCGGCTCACCAAGTGGCTGATCATCATCGTCGCGCTGGTCGCGCCGCTGATTGCCGCCTACTTCGGCCGCAGCTGGATGCGCATCCTCGACTTTGCGCTGCTGTACATGATGCTGGCCCTGGGCCTGAACCTGGTGGTCGGCTTTGCCGGCCTGCTCGACCTGGGCTACATCGCCTTCTACGCGGTGGGCGCCTACACTTGGGCCTTCCTCGCCTCGCCCCACTTCGGCGTGCACATGCCGTTCTGGATCGTGCTGCCGCTGGGCGCCGCGTTTGCGGCACTGGCAGGCATCGTCCTGGGCTTTCCGGTGCTGCGATTGCGGGGGGACTACCTCGCCATCGTCACGCTGGGCTTTGGCGAAATCGTCCGGATCTTCATGAACAACCTGAACCATCCGGTCAACATCACCAACGGCCCGCAGGGCATCAACGCCCTCGACTCGCTCAACCTCTTCGGCTGGAACCTGTCGCAGAGCCTGACCATCGGCGACTTCAAGATCCACTACCTGTACCTGTACTACTACTTCTTCCTGCTCTGCGTGGTGGGATCGATCATCTTCATCAAACGCCTGCAGATCTCCCGCGTCGGCCGCGCCTGGGCCGCCATGCGTGACGACGAGCTGGCCGCCAAGGCGATCGGCATCAACGTGCGCAACATGAAGCTGCTGGCCTTCTCGCTGGGCGCCACCTTCGGCGGCGTGGCCGGCGGCCTGTTCGGCTCCTTCCAGGGCTTCGTGTCGCCCGAATCCTTCTCGCTGATGGAATCCATCGCCGTGCTCACCATGGTGGTGTTCGGTGGCATGGGCAACATCGCCGGGGCGGTGGTTGGCGCGCTGATCCTCACCGCCCTGCCCGAGATACTCCGCCACATCGCCCTGCCGGTGCAGGAGGCGGTGTTCGGCACCGTGATTCTCGACCCCGAGGTGCTGCGCATGCTGCTGCTGTCGCTGGCCATGATCCTGATGATGTTGCTGCGCCCGGCCGGCCTGGTGCCCGCCCACGCACGCTACTCCCGTCCCGAGCTGCTCAAGGGAGGCGCTTGATGATCAAGTTGCTTGAAGCCCGCGGTGTGGGCAAACGTTTCGGCGGCCTGACCGCCCTGTCCGATGTCTCGCTGACCATCAACAAGGGCGAGGTGTACGGCCTCATCGGCCCCAACGGCGCCGGCAAGACCACCTTCTTCAACGTGCTCACCGGGGCCTACATCCCCGACGACGGCGAATTCGTCTTCAACGGCACCGAGCTGCCCAGCGGCAAGCCGCACCTGGTGGTCGAGCAGGGCATCGCCCGCACCTTCCAGAACATCCGCCTGTTCGGCCAGATGACCGCACTTGAAAACGTCATGGCCGGCCATCACATCCGTACCAAGGCCGGCGTGTGGGGCATCCTCACGCAGAACAAGCACACCCGCGAGGAAGAGCGCCTGACCACCGAGCGCGCCTACGAACTGCTCAAGTACGTCGGCATCGAGCGCTTCGCCCACACCATCTGCAAGAACCTCTCCTACGGCGATCAGCGCCGCCTCGAAATCGCCCGCGCGCTGGCCTCCGAACCGCAGCTGCTGGCGCTCGACGAGCCGGCCGCCGGCATGAACGCCACCGAAACCAGCCAGCTCAAGGTGCTGATCGAGCAGATCCGCCACGACGGCGTCACCGTGCTGCTCATCGAGCACGACGTGAAGCTCGTCATGGGCTTGTGCGACCGGGTCGCAGTGCTCGACTTCGGCAAGAAGATCGCCGAAGACGTCCCCGCCGTGGTTCAGAAAAACGAGGCGGTGATCAGCGCCTACCTGGGAGGACCCAAGCATGCACACTAACCCCGCCTCCCCCCTGCTGCAGCTCGACGACATCAAGATCGCCTACGGCGGCATCCAGGCCGTCAAGGGCGTCAGCCTCGAGCTCTACAAGGGCGAGATGGTCTGCCTCATCGGCGCCAACGGCGCCGGCAAGACCACCACCCTCAACGCCATCTCCGGCACGCTCGGCCTGGCCGGCGGCAGCATCACCTATGACGGCGACGACATCGGCACCATGCCGACCCACAAGCGCCTGCGCAAGGGCATTGCCCTGGTGCCCGAAGGCCGCGGCATCTTCACCCGCCTGACGGTCGAAGAGAACCTGCGCATGGGCGCCTACATCCGCCACGACACCGCCGCCATCGAGGCCGACCTCGAGCGGGTCTACACCATGCTGCCGCGCGTCAAGGAGCGCCTGGCGCAGGTGGCCGGCACGCTCTCCGGCGGCGAGCAGCAGATGGTCGCCATCGGCCGCGCGCTGCTCTCCCGCCCCAAGCTGCTGCTGCTCGACGAGCCCTCCATGGGCCTCGCCCCGCTGGTGGTCGAGAAAATCTTCGAGGTGGTGCAGACGGTCAAGGACGAAGGCGTCACCATCCTGCTGGTCGAGCAGAACGCCAACCTGGCGCTCGAGTTCGCCCAGCGCGGCTATGTGATGGAAAGCGGCAAGCTGACGATCACTGGCAGCGGGAAAGAACTGCTGGCCGACCCGAAGGTGCGGGCGGCGTATCTGGGCGAGTAAGCGCGCCCCGTTCGGGTCGAAGAGGGGCGCCCGGCAGGCGCCCCTTTTTCACATCGACAGCCGGTACAAGCCGCCGCTCAGGGCAGCACGCCCTTGGCCAGCAGGTCCTTGAGCATCGCATCGGCCAACCGGCGCACCACACCCTCCAGATTGGCCGAGTCGACCACCTCGGCATTGGCGCTCCACACCAGATGCTCGCCCCGCAAGGCATACAGGCTCAACTCCACCACCGCCACGCGCAGCGTCTCGTAGTAGCCCGGATCCATCATGAACGGATGGCCGATATAGCCGTGCCGACCGTAGTAACCGAAGCCCGGCGGAAACATGAAGGGGCTGCCCGGCCGGTACACCCGCTCGTCGCGGGTCGACACCACCTTCACCACCAGCGCCGAGCCGTAACCGAGCTTCAGCGCCTGCGCCTTGGCCCTGGCCAGCGCCGACGCATCGACGACCGACGCACCGACCACCGCATAGCCGGCGGTGACATCCATCGCCGGCGCCAGCACCTGCGCAAACAGATCTTCGGAACGCCGCCGGTCGGCCTCCGACGCCAGCTGGGCGAACACCACCGACTTGCCCAGCGCATGAGCCTGCGCATCCGGCGCACTCCACGATTGCTGAAACGCCGAACTGGCACAGCCGTTGAGCGAGAGCAGACACACCAGGACGGTAAACAGGCGGGCAACCATGGGGCGAACTCCAATGCCGTGCGCACACACGTGCGCACCGAGGCGATGCGCATTCTGACAGACAAACGGGCAGCGAATTCCCGCCCGAGCTGTTTTGCCGCGTCACCGAGCGCTTCCGCTGTGCACGCGGAGGCTGGGTGCGGTGTCAAACGGCGAGCGGCTTGAGACGCCGATGAAGAGACAAGGCGCAGTACGTGCCTGCGCATATTTCGCTTTGGTTAAGGGCAGCGGCCGTTACCGCCCCAATGCCGCCAGTGGGGACTTCGTCTGTTCAACGGCAGACTCCCAAGAACAGCAGACGCCAAGTCAGATTCAGGCGACAACTGCTCGGCCGTTGCGGACCTTCAGCCTGTGCCGGTCGAGTGACGGGAGTCCCGCGACAGCTGCCGCACGGAACTAGGCGCAGTCGAGCGGCTTATGCGCAGCGACTGCGGGTGAGTTAGCTACGGGCCGTCGTTCCATTCACGGAGTTGCCGTTCGAACAACGACCTCGTTTTGATACTTGACCGAGCTCGTCCGTACGCAACTGGGCAATCCTCGACCGGCATGCGGCCTCCCCGCGGGTGCAAATTGGCTAGTTCGCCAGACCACTTCGTTGACCAGTTCCACCACCTTCGCCGACGCCGCTCGGCCGCGCGCCTTCCGTCTCTCCACCTTCGTTCCGTTCTCACGGGATCTCTGCCTGAGGGGGCACCCCAGCAACATTTCAGTCTTTGATTCTCAGATTGAAAATCTTGCTCTATCCTGACGTTTCTTTCGTCGAAGCACAATCCTAATGGCATCAATTCTTAATGAGAGCGGCTTCATGACTCCG comes from Denitromonas sp. and encodes:
- a CDS encoding helicase HerA-like domain-containing protein produces the protein MTEPLVIAKADGRDISLLPRLANRHGLITGATGTGKTVTLQRLAESFASIGVPVFLADVKGDLSGIGVAGAASEKLMKRLNAIGIETFEPVQNAAVFWDVFGESGHPVRATVSDMGPLLLARLLGLNDTQTGVLQIVFKVADDNGLLLLDLKDLRAMVQFVGDNAKTIKTQYGNVSTASIGAIQRGLLMIEEQGGDVFFGEPMLDIHDLMQTGANGRGVINVLAADKLYNNPKLYSTFLLWLLAELFEQLPEVGDPDKPKLVFFFDEAHLLFNDAPKALLEKVEQVVRLIRSKGVGVYFVTQNPLDVPDSVLGQLGNRVQHALRAFTPRDQKAVKTAADTMRANPAFDAAEAITELGVGEALISFLDEKGRPQITERSFVIAPGSRLGPMTDAERGQAIRGSLLYGHYEKVLDRESAYEMIQAGFGQDKAEADAPAPANAPAADDGGGLLGGLGGMLGGMFGGGKSSRSDSVIESAAKSAARSIGTQVGRAIIRGVLGSILGGSTRRR
- a CDS encoding DUF1631 family protein, giving the protein MPPTTTSLVAECRRHLLHKLDTVFRDLGFRDDAWLARAREAAGQRYDELTGVRDRRGFDAVRSLTASRISLIDEADLSYTIDLSDLARRLREACGPQLLRVHQRLVTVLEQSDLEPEMSPLAPETACEALRALAEAADLRADTREQLLARAEAPLRQALNGLYTELDALLAAAGVTSPTGRQKTPSAQTRSASAAGSGLGALRHHLADQSGAPAAATPGVDPGRLGEALERLEARLASTAPGDAAALRLGLREIAGLLTPDRAVAIDIIDALFEVIADDRALPASLRQPLAALHTPALRRALREPDLVDDASRPLLRLLEFDPPPGLCPARQPP
- a CDS encoding LysR family transcriptional regulator, which produces MRYDLIDLKLFVAVAEAGSLSRGARQCHLATSSASHRIARLEASVGTALLERKPHGMALTAAGEVMREGARQAIARLEQMHADLLPYASGVRAQVSIRANTTATNIFLPDDMADYLRQHPQVRVTLKEAASPDIVRAVASGEAQIGVIGGEVSTGALHVQPYRQDRLVLVVPPGDALARRARIRFAEVVDAPFVTLHTGTGVHTFIMGKAAELGRPLDVRIQVHSFDTVLGMVAAGVGYGLVLQSALTRLARPQQVVSLALADDWAPRALRLCVRDPARLSQHGRALFDLLASRATADAGQSTSR
- a CDS encoding cupin domain-containing protein, with amino-acid sequence MADEYYFEEGCFITELHNRADDPGVSVARARVPVGVTTRWHVLSGITERYLIISGEGEVWVGDAPPWPVRAGDTVVIAPGQRQRISNVGAADLIFLAVCTPRFVPEAYRDVD
- a CDS encoding DUF3365 domain-containing protein gives rise to the protein MRAPFLLSAVLLAGSATAQDIDALKLDTREKTLPVLPKVVKMMQDTVAEKGVAGAIPVCKEKAPALLKARAEELGWIMRRVSLKTRNPERGTPDAWETAQLTSFDLRAAAGEPATALEVGEVVTQADGKRMFRYMRAIPVGDVCLSCHGDPADIAPELKAELARTYPQDRATGYSKGQIRGALSVERPL
- a CDS encoding DUF1631 family protein encodes the protein MLPRLGGALEELAGAANLDAAHCGRAQATADLLLAELTNLFAEQLAAPAVAAARAERKEIALQSASNAINAMVLPDTHPVLVTLLERYWVQALAQAAQHRERDDRLWRERLDTARRLVHSAPGQTDAAERAALLKSLPALVGELRSGLTQLGLDEDTITRALAPCMELHSAVMRGASLPPLRHTPVQRPATLRTTPEGLMLLQHHGHISRTPDLPAAWSACAEGERVALTLPDGSVFDGVLAGRTPRGQMRLLLAPADGRVLAVSLRALATLAAANRLSLGRPSLSLRAAERLRAGQTGTA